CTTTAAGCCTTAGCATCACAACAAGCCATAAAGCCGTCCAGTCAGTCGCACAACTTTCACTAACTCATGCTCTACATCAAAGCACCACTTAGACTTTGAGGACACTACAGTTACCCATCCATCGGTGATCAACCCACCTTAAGCTTCTGGCTCTTTCACCGCCGAGATCCCCAgtctgctctcttctccctccagcaGCTTCCTGTAGACAGCTATCTCGGTATCCAGCTTRAGCTTGATGTGCAGCAGCTCCTGGTAGTCAGCCAGGTACTTMCCCATCTCCAGCTTGGTCTCGCAGAGTTGGTTTTCCAGCTGGGCAATGATGCCCTCCAGGCCTCCGACCTTATCCATGTGGGCCATCTCCATGTCCTCCAGCTGCTGCTCCAGGGCCATGTTGCGTGCTCTCAGCCCATCAATCTGGTTCTGGAGGTCTGTCACCTGGTTGTGGAAAGTGGTGATCTCTTCTTTAATCGACTTCATCTGCTCTTCTTTCTTGCCGGCAACCTCTTTGAGGGTTTCGAACTTGCCCTTGTACCACTTCTCGGCTTCCTGTACGTTTTTGGCCGCCACAGTCTCAATCTCGACACGCATGTTGCGCAGATATGCGGCCAGGTCTGGGCGGTCACCGTCAATTTCCGCAGTCACCTTGGAGTCCTCGATCTGCTTCATGAGGTCGGCGACTTCCTCGTCGTGAAGCTTCTTGAGGAACTCGATCTCGGCCACCAGCTGTTCGACACGCTTTTCAAGCTCCGCCTTCTGCAGGGTGGCATTGTCTACGTCTTGACGGAACTCCCTCAGGATCATCTCTGCCTCCTCTGGAGATGGATAAATGCGGGAGATGAGTAGatgttttaaaacattacaacaaTGTTATTATAGTATTGCGATCAGGTTCTCTTGGTGTATGTAGACAAAACGTTGGCTGATCATAGACCCCTACGAGTACAAGCAATCTCAATCAACCAACGGTATGTCTAGAAACATTGTGTAGTGAAATTTGGCATTTCGATTATTCAAGGAATAAAATTATAACTAGAAATCCTGTGTTCTTCATGGAAATGTGGTTTATATCATACAATAATGTCAATATAGAAGACGATCGAGATCAGTAGATCTCCCTAGTCAGTGATCAGTGTGGGACTGGTACCATACCTTTCAGTGCCAGCTCCTCTTCCAGTTTCAGCCTccacacctccacctcctcctcaatgtATCCCCTCTCGATATCAGCAGCTCCCTTCTCATTGGTCAAAGCTTCAATCAGCTCCCTCATCTCCTTGAACTTGAGTTCGTACTCTTCTCCGATGCCGGTGGGGCCTCCCTTGAAGCGGCCCTGTAGGGCGGCGAGCTCTGCAGTCAGCTGGGCGTTCCTCTGTTCAAGGGCCTGAACCTTCTCGATGTAGCCGGCGAACCTCACGTTCAGCACCTGCATCATCTCCTTCTCGTTGGCATGCTGCTGGTGTATCTCTGTGCCAATTTCCACGGCGGAGGACAAATTGCCGCCCTGGTACCCGGACRGTCCACGATTGTTGTACGAGGAACCGCGACACCGGGAGGGAGAGGGGCTCTGGACCCGCATACTGTTACGAGAGCCACTCACCTGCAGTGACTGGGATTTCTGGGAATAGGAAGCTCCTCTCATGTTTGCTTCCRAGTGTGTTACAAAGTGTGTTCTAGAATCAGATTTTGTTTCTTGAGTATAGTTCCAGTTCCACCAAAAGGATTTGAACGCCTCGTGttctctttctttgctggctGGCTCACCTTGCTACTGTACTGACAGTCTCTCAGATCGACCCGTGTCTTTTATAGGGCCACAAAGAATGTCTCGGACTCCCTTGAAACTCTCGCAGGGTTTTGACATGTTTTAAATGTGGATCATCACTCTCTTCCAAAGACCTGCAGCACAACAGTCTTCATTAGCTGGCTAGCATTGCATTGTTAGTAGCGGTGACGGGTGGAGTTTGTGCAGCCCACGCCTCCGTGTGAAATAGTGATATGAGGATGTATGCCCGCTATTTTTCACTCTTACTTAGGGCACCGCTAGGGACTCGGGAGGGTATGGAGGCCATCGAGCACATTGGGAAACACTGACGAAGTGACTGTGCTTTGGCAACAGATTTTTCCTGTAAGACTTTCCGACACAGCTCCACGGTAGCCTCCCTCACACAATCAAGATGTCAGACACCATTGCAGTGGAGACATTCTTTGAACAATAAACCATCTCCAAGAATAACAAGAGACTTCCTAATGCTGGGAACGGTGTTAAGGAGAGCATTAGGGTAGTGCTTCATTTGAGTCTCCATGTAGTCTCAGGATAATGTGTTATGACAAATAGGGTTTTAATGATAGTAAATCTATTCCTTGATATTTTAGATTGTTGCCTCTTTGTGCACAGTAAGAAAAGGCTATATTAGAACTATGGACAACCACTATTTGTCAGTTAAAGGGTCTAAAGCACATGCAACTGCGTACTATTGAAATGTTTGGAGATGTTTAAAAGTCGTATTCTGAACGGTCAAAAATGGAAATCTGCATTTCATGAGACAATTGGTTTCTTTTAGTTTTTACAGTTCGCTCGCACACTCGAATCACGAAAACCCCTCCTTTCATGACATTTTCACTCGTCTCGTCATTCACGGACATAAGATGACTTCAGTTGGCCGAATGGTGAAGTGATACTCTTGCATTAGCGATGTATTACATAGCTAGACGTGTGCTGTGTCTATGTGGgcgtatctgtgtctgtgtgattccTCCAGCCCAAGTTGTCAGTCCCCTGTGAGGGCTCTACGTTCATGGATATAAGATGACATGTCTTCACCAAATGAGGCATTAATACATTGATATACCACATGTTTAGTAGTGAGTCATGATTAGATTGCTGCTGGCATTAGTGTGATGTGGGTGTATCTGTATGCTGTCTCCATACTCATTCCATTGTGAAGGCCTCAATCTTTGGTCTTCTCTTGACCAGAGAGAGGGTGAATACATACCTCATGTTCAGTCGATAGCAATGATGATTGGCTATctagctgtgtgtgtatttgtacacCTCCAGCCCAGGTCAGACTCATTCCCATGCTAAGGCTTCTACATTCATGGATATAAGATTGAAGTAATGCCTTAATATACCACATATTTTAATAGTGATTCATGATTAGCTAGCTGCTAACAttagtaggctgtgtgtgtgtgggtctatcTCTGTACAATATCTATCTGTTTTAATGCCTCCAGCCCGAGTCAGCCTCATTCCCCTGTGAGGGCATTGGCATTGAGCAGGTTCAATCTCTAGGGTGCTTGTTAATTGGCTCGGGCCTCTGCTGTGACACGAGTCATGGAggcatttttagtcatttagcagacactcttatccagagcgacttagagtaGTGAGTGCAAACACTTTCATACTATTCCCTATGTGTTGTGCACTACTACATACTATTCGATATGTagtacactgcttttgaccagagacctatgggttTCCCATTGCGGGCCCTGGACAAAAGTGCACTATGAAGagaatagtgccatttgggatgcggacGACTGACTCCTCCCCGCCGAAAGGCTATATGGGAGTGGCACTAGGATCTCCAGCAACAGTGTTAACTTTTTTGTTTCTCTAGAGTATACTGCATGGAGCCCAGGGTCATGATGAAGTGGGGaagaggatacattttttttttaaacaaatgagcATAAGCGGCAGGCTGAGTGATGATAACGCATTCCAGATTTACAATAAGTCACTCAAGTTTGTGGTCTAACCTCCARTGGAAACTGATAATTGTCTGACTGTGTTTTCTGTTACTTTAGAGGGGGTTGTTAGAGGTGGTTGAAGTGCCCTGTTCCCCTTTTGACTCCAGGATTAAGTGACAGTGGCAGAAGGGTGTGGGAAAAAACATTTGTCGCTAGATATGGCAATCTGTGTCAATATGATAATATGCAGTGACAACAGTGCATTGCTATCTGTGGTCACAATAAGACTGACATTTTAGAGAAACTACTTTGACCTTGTaatgatttttatatatttgtcaataataaaaaacaatgtgGACAAGCAAGTCATGTTCATTTTTCTTTGTGTGAGTATCTCCTAGATAAAAATCTAGAAAAAGCATCTTGTCTAATGTTATTTATCATGCCTGTGTCTCTGTTGATTTAAGATGCCTTTGGCACTCATCGACAAACAGAGAGCTGATATGACTacacacacagctaacacacacacacacaggtagtgtCTATGGGAACTGTCAATGCCTTCCGTCCTATTTCCATCTCTCAGCCACGACCATGTCACCTGTCTCGCTGAGGATCTGATATAATGAAAATAACTTGTTGCCTTATTAAAGACCCAAATAAGTCAAAAActagatttcctgtgttttatata
This portion of the Salvelinus sp. IW2-2015 linkage group LG4q.1:29, ASM291031v2, whole genome shotgun sequence genome encodes:
- the LOC111961242 gene encoding vimentin-like: MRGASYSQKSQSLQVSGSRNSMRVQSPSPSRCRGSSYNNRGXSGYQGGNLSSAVEIGTEIHQQHANEKEMMQVLNVRFAGYIEKVQALEQRNAQLTAELAALQGRFKGGPTGIGEEYELKFKEMRELIEALTNEKGAADIERGYIEEEVEVWRLKLEEELALKEEAEMILREFRQDVDNATLQKAELEKRVEQLVAEIEFLKKLHDEEVADLMKQIEDSKVTAEIDGDRPDLAAYLRNMRVEIETVAAKNVQEAEKWYKGKFETLKEVAGKKEEQMKSIKEEITTFHNQVTDLQNQIDGLRARNMALEQQLEDMEMAHMDKVGGLEGIIAQLENQLCETKLEMGKYLADYQELLHIKLKLDTEIAVYRKLLEGEESRLGISAVKEPEA